CTGGATGGGCTGGACATGCTGGCTGCCCAGCAGGATCGCCCCAGGTGAGGGGGACCCTGGAAGGGAGCTCCCTGGTGTCCAGGGAAGTGATGGCTGTGGGCAGGGAGAGTGGGTGCTGAAGTGTGCCCAACAGGCTTCCTGTGCTGCCAGCAAGGAGGGGTGGAGAGGCCTTGGCCATGCTGACCCCACCTGGGAGGGGCTTCCAGATGTGGAGTTGCTTGTGGTAGCTGTGCTGACCCCTGAAGGAGGTTGTGCCTGCCCCTCCCTCAGCTGATACAGGTGGGGGCACCAGGCTAGATTGAAGGGGCAAGGGGTAgagaaaagtgagacagaaggaagaggtggagcagGGGGCAGTAGCTGAGAGGTGAAGGAAGGGTCCTCAGGGCTGAGACTCTGCTGTGGTCCCCGCaggaggtggaaactgcaggTGCTGGATTTGCGGAAGGTTCATGGGAACTTCTGGAGGATGTGGTCTGGAGCCGCGGTCGATGCCTGCTCACCAGGAGTCATGAAGGAGAGGCAAACAGTGAAGGCCTCTCCAGACACAGGGCCCACTCTGCCCTTGAAGGTGTTAGTAAACCTGCGCTTTCAGCAAAGATCCCTGAATGCATTCCACTCCTTCCTCTTTCACTGGGTGGATGAGAGGAAGGGTCTGATACAGCTGTGCTGCAAGAAGCTGCAGATGTGCTCTTTGCCCGTCCATACCATCGAGAAGATCTTGGAGAGGTTGGATCTGGACTCTATCCAGCAGTTGGACGTGCAGTGTTTCTGGAGACTGTCCACCTTGGCTACTTTTGCCACCTATTGGGGCCAGATGAGCAACCTGAGGAAGCTCTTCTTCTCCCACGTCTATGTGTCTGCCTATGCTTCCCAGGAGGAGAGAGATCAGTTGATGGATGACATTACCTCACAGTTTGCCAAGATGGACAGCCTCCGGAGGCTGTACCTGGATGGTGTCTTCCTCCTAGAAGGCCGTCTGTGCCAGGTGCTCAGGTGAGGAAGCAGAGGGAACTGTCCTAGGACATCAGAGCAAACTCTTTGTCACATGAAACTTCAGCgggcacctgctgtgtgccagccaTGGTGACTTAACATTGATGGAGATGTTAGAAAGTCAATGAAGTGTTTGTATCACTCTGTCCTGAAGCCAGGTCTCACCTAAACCCCCACACAGAAGCAGAGTCCTAAACAGGGGTCCGTGGTCTGAGGAGCAGAACTCTGCTGGGAAGCCAGGTGGTGGGGAGAGGAGCTAGTGAGTGGGTGTGATGTTTCTTCCCTGGGAGGCCTGTCCAGCAAAGGTGGGGagaagcagggtagaggggagggcGCCTGAGGAGGGAAGCCCCTACACCTACACCTTGTAACAGGGAAGCTCTGTGCTCTCCAGCGGGGAGCAGAGGACCTGCCTTAAATGCCCCCCTGGGGAAGGCTGCTCTGAGCTCTGGGTGGTGATTCTGCACTGGAGGGTGAGGAGCAGGGGTGGAGGGTACAGGTGTGAGCCCTGCAGGAAGGCAACCCCAGTTTGTGCGGCTCCATCTTGCCTGGGTTTGTTATTTGTGCATGTCTCACCCTGACCCCCTCTGCTACAGCTGTGGCTTTCTGCTTGGCAGCCAGGAGGGGCACCTTAGAGATGATGGACCCACCTGGTCACTCAAGTGGGGGTGAAAGGCTCAGCATGAGACAGGGTGATGCCAACAAGCAGATTCTGCAACAGGCAGAGTCCTGGGTGGAGACCATAATCAGAAGGTCAAGGTGACCTTGGGCTTGGGCCAATTTGTCTTCTCCCACCTTGACATCACTCCTCAGAACTAACTGCTTGATCTTTGCTTAGGCTCCTGAAGACCCCCCTGGAGACCCTCTCAATAACCGACTGCCTGCTCTCAGATCCAGACTGGAATGATCTGTCGGGGTCTCCAAACCTCGACCAGCTAATACACCTGACGCTGTGGGGCAGCAAATTGACGAGTTTCAGTCCTGAGCCCCTCGTAATTCTGCTAGAGAATGCTGCAGCCACCCTTGAGACCCTAAACTTGCAGGACTGTGGGATCACCAACTCCCAGCTCCAGGCCATcctccctgtcctgagctgctgctcCCAGCTCAGGGTCTTGAGCTTCAATGGGAATGACATCTCCATGTCGGTCCTGAGCAACCTGCTGCTTCACACTTCCAGGCTGACCCGGTTGAGCCTAGAGAAGtaccctgcccctctggagagcTATGATGCCCAGGGTGCCATCCACCCAGGGAGACTTTTCCAACTCATCGATGAGCTGATGGCGACACTGAGGGATGTGAGAGAGCCAAAGAGCATCCTTTTCTATACTAAACCCTGCCATAGATGTGGCAACTGGTTTATCTATAACCTGCCCTCCAGTCCGTGTCGCTGTTGGCTGCCTGCCTAGTGGGATGCATATATGAGAAATGTTCTCCTGTGCacttgaaaataaaggaaagacacGAGTGTCTCTCCAAGGGGAACTAGAAACAGGATACCAGGGAACTACTTAACATGAGTGGGAACAGAAAAGCTAATGCAGGAGGCCTGGGTCACAGAGTCTTGGTTCCCGTCGGGAGACTTGGAACCGATGGGGACATGTTTCTTAGGAGTCAGGAACAGGAATCTGAATTTGTACATTTGTGCTGAGAGGTACACAGGGTACGACTCCTGCATGGATGGTTGCAAATGAGCGACTTGCAAATGAGCCACTTGGGGAACTTGTGGCAGAGCCTCTGCTGTCCTCCATGGTTTTCAGCTTAAAGGTCAGGAAGCTAACCCAGTGGCTGATCAGTGCTCATCAGTGACACTGGAGCTGAGGACCTCAAGGCATCACAATAATGCAGGGCCATTCTGAGTATACCGTCCATTCTTTACTTCTCTCTGGGTGCCATTCCTTCCGATGCATGTGGCTGTTCGATGAGGTAATGCGCCTGCCTTAAATGCCCCCCTGGGGAAGGCTGCTCTGAGCTCTGGGTGGTGATTCTGCACTGGAGGGTGAGGAGCAGGGGTGGAGGGTACTGAGCAGGGGTGCCAACGGAACTGAGAACACTAACCTGCTCTCCAAAGGAGTTTATCTGAGGATAGTAGGAGACTTCCATCTGAGTTATTCAGGTCATAGTGGACCATAGCCTTTTCCACAAGGGCTGAGGTTCAGGGAAAAATAGTCTGagtctttgtgtatgtgtatgtgtgtgtgtgtgtgtgtgtgtgtgtgtctgtgtgtgtgttggggattgaacccaagagtgcacTACTACTGTAGAGAACTTCATAGAATACAACTTATAAATCCTTGTAAAATTTAACAACCCAACAATCAAGAAACCTAAAGGGAGGTTGGACATGTACCCAAGAGTTAGGTGcaatagataaaattataaatgcaagtTTTCCTGCAattccaatccccagcacctgtcATCTAATGGGCCTGCAGACTCCAAATGGTTCTCAGCAGACACCTTCACTCTGCTGTCTCTGGTACCCAGGTGATAAGCAGAGCCAACACTGTTGCCTTctgaaaaataagcaataaacCCAGACTGGGAATCTACAAGTGTACCCTCAAACGCCACATCACCCCTCTCAGGCATCACGCCAAGACCTCTCAACCATACAGTGTCCTAGAAATGCCTCTCACTCAATTTGCAAATGATTTGTTTTATGGTCTCCTACTGCACAGGAttctaaaatagtttttcttcaCCTTTAACAGTAGGTGGCAAATGAAAGCCATAAGACCTGCTTGGATAAACTTGAGTTGTCTGCAGAAGAAATCCGTTATGcctggagcagtggcacatgcctgtaatcccagcagctcaggaggctgaggcagagggattgcaggttcaaagccagtctcagcagaaagtgaggcactaagcaactcagtgagaccctgtctctaaataaaatacaaaataagctggggatgtggctcagtggtcgagtacccctgagtgaAATCCCAGTAcacacccccacaaaaaaaaacaacaaagaaataaagaaaaagtctaTTATTTAGGTTATGCTCTGATTATGCAGGAAATTCCCTCTTACCTGAAGAAGAAAAGCCATCCCAGGTCTTCCTAAACCCAGAACTGAGATAATTAAGAGGTTTCCCTTCCATCTCTAAGATTCAAATCCTCTATGATCTTGTAACCCAGCTTTTATAATTTCTCTCTAAAAGTTTCTTTCagtacttgggatggaaccccGAGGCTCTCTAGCACTGAAATACAACCTCagtccttttaataattttattttgaggtagggtcagTTGCCTGAGCTGCTGGACACAATGGCACAGAACTAAaagcccagcaactcaggaggctgaggcaagaggatcataagttcaaggccagctgcaacaatttagggagaccctgcctcaaaaaataaaaagggctgggaatgtgactcagtggtagtgcacccctaggttccatccccaggaccataaatgaacaaataaattgcaCTTGCTATAGCCCGGCCACTGGTGATGTCAGAGAAGGAGATGCTGGAGAGTGACCGAGGGACCTCAGGGTCTGGTCCCCTGTTTAGTCCTGAAGGATGGACTCATCACCACCCACACAGAAGCAGAGGGCTAAACAGGGGTCTGTGGTCTGGGAAGCCAGGTGGTGGGGAGAGGAGCTAGTGAGGTGGGTGTGAGGTTCCTTCCCGGGGAGGCCTGTCCAGCGAAGGTGGTGagaagcagggtagaggggagggtGCTGAAGGAGGGAAGCCCCCACACCTGCACCTTGTAACAGGGAAGCTCTGTGCTCTGCAGCAGGGAGCAGAGAGCCACCTCCAATGCCCCCCTGGGGAaggctgctctgagcctcagttggTGATTCAAAGTTGAGGGTGAGCAGCAGGGATGGAGGCCTTGCAGATGGTGGACCTACCTGGTGTAAGGCTTACCCTGAAATGGGTGATGTGAATGAGCAGATTCTGCAACAGGCAGAATCCTGGGAGTTGACCATCATCAGGGGTCAGGGTGACCTTGGGCTTGGGCCACTTTGTCTTCTCCCACCTTGACATTGCTCCTCAGAACTAACTGCCTGGTGTCTCCTTAGGCAACCCTTCCCACCAGACCCTCTCAATTACTAACTCCCTGTACTTGGAATCAGAGTTGGGGCCTGGGTATCAGACAGCTGAATCTTGATGGCAATAAAATTTAAAGCCAGGTGTGGAGGTGAACACCTCTTATACTAgtagctcaggagtctgaggcaggaggatcagaagttccaaaacagcttcagcaacttctcaagatcctgtc
This sequence is a window from Marmota flaviventris isolate mMarFla1 chromosome 10, mMarFla1.hap1, whole genome shotgun sequence. Protein-coding genes within it:
- the LOC114078864 gene encoding PRAME family member 12-like is translated as MQTPKDEQRTPPTLQELAGRSLLKDKSRAILALEHLPIQLFPPLFMEAFSGGHTEVLKKMVQAWPFTRLPLGALMKKPQLEMIQAALDGLDMLAAQQDRPRRWKLQVLDLRKVHGNFWRMWSGAAVDACSPGVMKERQTVKASPDTGPTLPLKVLVNLRFQQRSLNAFHSFLFHWVDERKGLIQLCCKKLQMCSLPVHTIEKILERLDLDSIQQLDVQCFWRLSTLATFATYWGQMSNLRKLFFSHVYVSAYASQEERDQLMDDITSQFAKMDSLRRLYLDGVFLLEGRLCQVLRLLKTPLETLSITDCLLSDPDWNDLSGSPNLDQLIHLTLWGSKLTSFSPEPLVILLENAAATLETLNLQDCGITNSQLQAILPVLSCCSQLRVLSFNGNDISMSVLSNLLLHTSRLTRLSLEKYPAPLESYDAQGAIHPGRLFQLIDELMATLRDEVETAGAGFVEGSWELLEVVVWSHGRCPLTRGHEEELKIETWSSNGS